A stretch of Caenibius tardaugens NBRC 16725 DNA encodes these proteins:
- a CDS encoding tyrosine recombinase XerC yields MIHRADILSAWRDHLEGGRRRSPHTVRAYLATAARLLDNLGATDWPNLARLDAPALRKQLAERRADGIGNVSAARELSALKGFLAFARAQAGMEDAAPPRLRGPRVKKGLPRPVTPDDALNLADGVADFAADDWIGARDRAVLLLMYGAGLRIAEALSLTGADVPLGETLVVTGKGNKQRVVPVLPVVREGVDAYLRLCPWPMDRDAPIFRGSKGGLLNQGMVQKAMAQARIALGLPATATPHALRHSFATHLLGAGADLRSLQELLGHASLGSTQIYTRVDAAKLLETYRSAHPRERT; encoded by the coding sequence ATGATACATCGCGCCGATATCCTCTCTGCCTGGCGCGACCATCTTGAAGGGGGGCGCCGTCGTTCGCCCCACACAGTACGCGCCTATCTCGCCACCGCTGCGCGATTGCTCGACAATCTGGGGGCCACGGACTGGCCGAATCTCGCTCGTCTGGACGCACCGGCCTTGCGCAAACAACTGGCCGAGCGTCGCGCGGATGGGATCGGCAATGTTTCGGCCGCACGCGAACTGTCCGCGCTCAAGGGCTTCCTCGCCTTCGCCCGCGCGCAGGCGGGTATGGAGGATGCAGCACCGCCCCGGTTGCGCGGACCGCGCGTCAAGAAAGGCCTGCCGCGCCCCGTTACACCGGACGATGCCCTGAATCTGGCAGACGGTGTGGCCGATTTCGCCGCTGACGACTGGATTGGGGCGCGGGATCGGGCGGTCCTGCTGCTGATGTACGGCGCGGGTCTGCGTATTGCGGAAGCCTTGTCGCTGACGGGGGCTGACGTCCCGCTGGGTGAAACACTGGTCGTAACGGGCAAGGGTAACAAGCAACGCGTCGTCCCCGTGCTGCCTGTGGTCCGCGAGGGAGTCGATGCCTATCTCCGCCTCTGCCCCTGGCCCATGGATCGGGATGCGCCGATTTTTCGCGGGAGCAAGGGCGGCTTGCTCAATCAGGGCATGGTACAGAAGGCTATGGCACAAGCGCGCATCGCGCTTGGCCTCCCGGCCACCGCAACGCCTCATGCCTTGCGCCACAGTTTTGCCACGCACCTGCTCGGTGCCGGGGCCGATCTGCGCTCGTTACAGGAACTGCTCGGTCACGCCAGTCTTGGCTCAACCCAGATATATACGCGGGTCGATGCCGCCAAACTGCTGGAAACCTACCGATCGGCGCATCCCCGCGAACGGACCTAG